The genomic interval ATATGGGCGTCGCCGTCGTATTCCATCATGCCCGCGTAGAAGACTTTGGGACAGCGTTTCCGGTCGAACTTGTCGAAGGAATCGCCTTCTTCAAATGCTCGCGTGATTTCGATGGCGCGGTCGCCGCGGAAGTTGAAGAAGACGACCGCGTCGCCGTCTTCGATCGTGCCCACAGGTTTGCCGTTTTCGACGATGGTGAAGCTGCCCAAGTACTGGTCGGTTACCGAGGGGTCTTCCGTGTAGTAGGTCTGCACGGCTTCCTTGGCGCTGGCGAACGGCCGCGCTTCGCCCAACACGTGGGCCTGCCAGCCGCGCTCAACGACGCTCCAGTCCGCATTGTAGCGGTCCATCGTCGTGATCATGCGTCCGCCGCCGGAGGCGATTCGGAAGTCGCGGCCGGAAGTGCTGAGTTCGGCGAGCTTGGCCTCAAGCGGTTCCAGATAGTTCAGCACGCTGCGTTCCTGCACGTCGCGGCCGTCCGCGAGGGGATGTACCCGGACACGTTTGAGTCCTTCTGCCGCGCAACGGTCGAGCAGCGCCAGCAGATGGTCGATATGGCTGTGCACGTTGCCGTCGGAGAGGAGTCCGATGAAGTGGACCGTACCGCCGGACTTGCCCGTCTCGACGGTCTTCTTCCAGGACGCGCCGTCAAAAATACGGCCGGATTGGATGGCTTCGCTCACGAGTTTTGCGCCTTGAGCAAACACCCGGCCCGCGCCCAGCGCGTTGTGGCCGACCTCCGAGTTCCCCATGTCCTCGTCGGAAGGCATTCCGACCGCGGTACCGTGGGCCTTCAGTTGGGTGTACAGCTTTTCCTGGAACAGGGCGTCCAATATGGGCGTATATGCCAGATGTACACCGTCGGATTCGTCCTTTTTGCCGATCCCGACGCCGTCCATGACGACGAAGACGACGGGCCCGGGGATTTCGTTGTAGGAGGCGAGTTTCTTGAGTTTGAGGTCGCTCATGATGCGCGTGGTCCCTTATAGAGTCGATTTGGATGCAGTCGCGGAGGGTTCGCGGAATACCGCTGAGTCATCCAATGCTACGAACAGTCGGAGGAAGGGATAGTGTAGCGGCGTGGGGCGAATGGATCAACTTGAGGGGGACAGGGGAAGGGATGGACGGGGGAATCGGGTCGCGCCGCAACGCGAAGCGCCCGCAAGGGTTGCGGGCGCTGACTAACCGACTGAAGAGGAATTGTCGTCTAAGAACTTGCTGACGCGCGAGGCGACAATCAAGACGACCTGCTGCACACGATGTGTGCCTTCTTCGATGTTTTTGCGGGCTTTTTCGATCAGCTCCGCGCGAATCTCGCTTTCCTTGTTGCTGTCGGCGAGAAGACGTGCAGCCGTCGCCGCCTTTTCTGCCTCCGGGCTAACGCTCAACTCGTCCGAGACCTGAGTGGTTTTCCCGGGAGTTCCCTGAACTCCGCGGCCACTCGGCTGGATTACGTTGGCCGGCTCGGGGTTTGCTGTAATTCCGAGTATGCCAGCCATAATGTGCTCTCCTTAGCAAATCGCTCTCACGTGGCTTCCTTGCCAGTACTCTATTTATCGGCAAGGTAGGCCCTTGGCTTTAGTGCCCTGAACAGGGGTTTTTGAGGGGATTTTCGTCGGTTTATCTGTTGACGAGAGGGGGCTTAAGGGGTCGCGGGGTTAGCACTTTTAGCCTTTGCATCTTGAAGTGTCGTTTGAAGTTCCAGCAAGTCGGGGTCGCCCGGCATTACTTGAAGCAGTTGCTGGAGGTAGGCTTCGGCATTTTCGAACTCCTCCCAGCGGATAAAGAGGTCAACGCGCTGGCTGGCCATGTCGCCCAGGTAGTACTGGGCGGTCAAATCGCCGGGGTCGATAGTCAGGGCTTTGATGAATTCCTCTTCCTGTTTGCCGCCGATCATGCCGCCGTACATCAGTTCGACGCCCGCAAGGTCGTGTACGCGGGCCTGGCGGCGGCGCAGAACGGCATTTCGAAGCTCGTCTGCTTTTGCAGGGTCCAGGCCTGCTGTGCTAAGTGATGGCATTTCAGGAAGATAGAGCGGTCGAAGTGACTTCAGGCTGGCGTCGACCGTTTGTTCGAACATGAGTTTGGGGGCGACGAATTCGGCCCAGGGGCGGTCGTCGCTCATGGCGATACCCCCTTCGCTGAACTTGGCGACGCCCGACTTGTCCATAAAGTAACAAGATAGGATCTCGGGGATGTCACCCAGACCCGCGGCAGTGAGACCGTCCCACAGCTTCGGGGTGTGGAGGCGTTCCTGGGCGCGGCCAAGGTCCACGTTCAGCGGCTGGTTGGAGCCGATGAGGAAGAGGTCGGCATTGAGGAACCAGGCGCAGGATTCCGGGAAGACTTCGTTGAAGGTGTACATCAGCGATTGGACGAGGTCCTTGTCGAGGCTATGCAGGGGAATCCACTGAGAAACGATACCCCCGGGGGCCAGTTTGGCTTTGCAGAGCTCGTAGTATTCCCGGGTGTAGAAGGTGGAGACGCCGGTCACGGCCAGGGGCATGGGTTCAAAGGTGATAACGTCGTAGGTGTTTTCGGTGGTCAGCAAGAAGTTGCGGCCGTCGTCGACGATGAAGTTGACCTTTGGACTCTCGAAGACCCGGAAATTGTCTGCGGCAAACCAAGGGGCCGCCTGCAGGACGTCGCGCGAGATCTCCACGGCGTCGATCCGGTCGAAGTCGGACAGGGACAGCGTGCCCGCGGTGATGCCGGAACCGAAACACATGAACAGCACCGTCTTGGGGTCGCGGTCGAAGAGAAGGGGCAAGACGCCCTGGAAGCGGTTCATCTTGACGCCCTTCGCGATGCTTTGCGTCGCCTGGACGCCGTTAATCCAGAGGATGCGGTCCGATTCGCCCTCGTTGTCTTCGGGCTCGGTGACGACGACGGTGCCTTCGACGCCTTCGCGGTAGTGAAGCACGGTGTGTTTTTCGGGGACGTACCGTTGGTTCAGCGCCTTTCCGGCGTCGGCGGGCAGTTGGAACCATAGCGCCGCGGAGACACACGCGGCCAGCACGAGGCTGCCCAATTTGCCTGTGACCTTTTGTCGCGGACAGGACAGCACGAGGAGCGCGCCTACCGCGATGAGGATCAGGCCCAGGAGCAGTATGCCCTGGTGGACGCCAAGGGCAGGGAGGAGCAGGTAGCCACCCGCGAGGGCGCCCAGCACACCACCAAAGGTGTTCACGCTGTACAGACGGCCCACGTGGCGGCCGAGTTTTGCGGGCACGGATGTCGCGGCGCGCACGGCGAGCGGAAATGTCATGCCGAAGAGAAAGGTCGGAACGAAGAGCGCCATGAACGACAGCGTGAAGTAGATTTGGACCATGCGCTGGAAATCGAAACGTGTGGCGGATTGCAGGTCAGCGTACCGTTGGGGCATTCCGGCAAACAGGATGAGCGAAAGGAGGCAAGCTGCTCCGGCCAGCATTTCCACCAACCCGTAGAGCGAAACCGGGTGTTTCGAGCGGTCGGCAAGGCCCGCGGCAAAGACAGCGCCCACGGCAATGCCGCAGAGGAGTGACGTGAGCATGGTGGTGTAGGCGTAGGTAGTCCCGATGAAGACGAGCGTCAGCATGCGAGTCCACATGACTTCGAGGGCCAAGGTGCAGAACCCGGATACGGCGAAGGCCAGGAGTACGGACGCAAGGGCCAGGCGTTCTTGGGTTGTGGATGCGGCGGCAAGCCGGTCCGGTTCTTCCGCGTTGAGTTCGAGAGTGGGCGCTTGTGCTTTGCGCGCGAGCAACAGCGCGAGCAAGCCTACGGCTATGTTGCCCGCAACTCCGACGAGCGTGGCGCGTGTGTAGCCCAAGCTCTCGATTAACACGAATCCGGCCAAGGCGCAGCCGGCTACCGCGCCGAACGTGTTGATCGAGTAGAGCATGCCGATTCGCCAACCGCGCAGGGCGGGATTCTGGGTGACGGCTCGCGCCAGCAGGGGAA from Candidatus Hydrogenedentota bacterium carries:
- a CDS encoding fused MFS/spermidine synthase, which produces MNSIEKPVSQSHTKQTGTVQFLTLLFFFFVSGACGLLYQVVWTRKLVLLFGTTSFAVSTVLTVFFLGLGLGSLLGGRWADRSRNPLLAYGIVEIIVGVWALAFILGIGTLETAVVGMLRSVASTREMGIAIRAVLSIAFLIVPTTLMGATLPLLARAVTQNPALRGWRIGMLYSINTFGAVAGCALAGFVLIESLGYTRATLVGVAGNIAVGLLALLLARKAQAPTLELNAEEPDRLAAASTTQERLALASVLLAFAVSGFCTLALEVMWTRMLTLVFIGTTYAYTTMLTSLLCGIAVGAVFAAGLADRSKHPVSLYGLVEMLAGAACLLSLILFAGMPQRYADLQSATRFDFQRMVQIYFTLSFMALFVPTFLFGMTFPLAVRAATSVPAKLGRHVGRLYSVNTFGGVLGALAGGYLLLPALGVHQGILLLGLILIAVGALLVLSCPRQKVTGKLGSLVLAACVSAALWFQLPADAGKALNQRYVPEKHTVLHYREGVEGTVVVTEPEDNEGESDRILWINGVQATQSIAKGVKMNRFQGVLPLLFDRDPKTVLFMCFGSGITAGTLSLSDFDRIDAVEISRDVLQAAPWFAADNFRVFESPKVNFIVDDGRNFLLTTENTYDVITFEPMPLAVTGVSTFYTREYYELCKAKLAPGGIVSQWIPLHSLDKDLVQSLMYTFNEVFPESCAWFLNADLFLIGSNQPLNVDLGRAQERLHTPKLWDGLTAAGLGDIPEILSCYFMDKSGVAKFSEGGIAMSDDRPWAEFVAPKLMFEQTVDASLKSLRPLYLPEMPSLSTAGLDPAKADELRNAVLRRRQARVHDLAGVELMYGGMIGGKQEEEFIKALTIDPGDLTAQYYLGDMASQRVDLFIRWEEFENAEAYLQQLLQVMPGDPDLLELQTTLQDAKAKSANPATP
- the gpmI gene encoding 2,3-bisphosphoglycerate-independent phosphoglycerate mutase, with the protein product MSDLKLKKLASYNEIPGPVVFVVMDGVGIGKKDESDGVHLAYTPILDALFQEKLYTQLKAHGTAVGMPSDEDMGNSEVGHNALGAGRVFAQGAKLVSEAIQSGRIFDGASWKKTVETGKSGGTVHFIGLLSDGNVHSHIDHLLALLDRCAAEGLKRVRVHPLADGRDVQERSVLNYLEPLEAKLAELSTSGRDFRIASGGGRMITTMDRYNADWSVVERGWQAHVLGEARPFASAKEAVQTYYTEDPSVTDQYLGSFTIVENGKPVGTIEDGDAVVFFNFRGDRAIEITRAFEEGDSFDKFDRKRCPKVFYAGMMEYDGDAHIPGHFLVEPPAIDKTIGQYMCANGITTYAISETQKYGHITYFWNGNNSGYIDDAVETYVEIPSDRVTFDQRPWMKAAEITDAMIEAIKSGKYKFIRANYANGDMVGHTGVPIAVRIAVETVDLALRRLLPAIEAAKGIAVLTADHGNAELMFTEKKGKREPMVAHTLNPVPFIIKDYSGANALAMNPVQGAGLSNVAATLLNLLGYEKPADYDESLVRIG
- a CDS encoding flagellar biosynthesis anti-sigma factor FlgM, coding for MAGILGITANPEPANVIQPSGRGVQGTPGKTTQVSDELSVSPEAEKAATAARLLADSNKESEIRAELIEKARKNIEEGTHRVQQVVLIVASRVSKFLDDNSSSVG